The following are encoded together in the Dickeya lacustris genome:
- a CDS encoding glycoside hydrolase family 3 protein has translation MEKSAISPKALLIALPLLFSPLASAVQQAVLDSRGAPMIRVNGLTFKDLNRDGQLNPYEDWRLPAAERAVDLVSRMTLAEKAGVMMHGSAPTAGSVTGAGTQYDLNAAKIMIADRYVNSFITRLSGDNPAQMAEENNKLQQLAEQTRLGIPITISTDPRSSFQSLVGVSVSVGKFSKWPETLGLAAIGDEALVRQYADIVRQEYRAVGITEALSPQADLSSEPRWPRIDGTFGEDPELTKRMVRGYVTGMQNGGNGLNSQSVVSVVKHWVGYGAAKEGWDSHNAYGKYAQFRANTLQQHIDPFTGAFEAHAAAIMPTYSILRHASWHGKPIEPVGAGFNRFLLTDLLRGQYGFDGVILSDWLITNDCKDDCLTGVKAGEKPVPRGMPWGVERLTPSARFVKAVNAGIDQFGGVTDSAVLVNAVQEGQISEARLDASVKRILKQKFQTGLFERPYVDPAQADALVGKTDWQQLADTTQARALVLLQNNNLLPLRKGSNVWLYGIDSATARAAGFNVVATPEQADIALIRTRTPYEQPHKNFFFGSRHHEGSLAFSPDNADYQAIVSASAKVPTLVTVYMERPAILTNITGKTRALIANFGISDRVLLDRLTSGAAYQARLPFELPSSMQAVRKQQPDVPYDSQAPLFPFGYGLPH, from the coding sequence ATGGAAAAAAGTGCGATATCCCCTAAAGCGCTGCTCATCGCGCTACCCTTACTGTTTTCCCCTCTGGCAAGCGCAGTACAACAGGCCGTGCTCGATAGCCGTGGCGCACCGATGATCAGGGTCAACGGGCTGACATTTAAAGACCTGAACCGCGACGGACAACTGAACCCTTATGAAGACTGGCGACTGCCTGCGGCAGAGCGGGCGGTGGATTTGGTCTCACGTATGACGCTGGCAGAAAAAGCAGGCGTCATGATGCACGGCTCCGCGCCAACGGCAGGCAGCGTCACCGGTGCGGGTACTCAGTATGATCTCAATGCGGCAAAAATCATGATTGCCGATCGCTACGTCAACAGTTTTATTACCCGGCTTTCCGGCGATAATCCGGCGCAGATGGCCGAGGAAAACAACAAATTACAGCAGCTAGCGGAACAAACCCGACTGGGTATTCCGATTACCATCAGCACCGACCCGCGCAGCTCTTTCCAGTCGCTGGTGGGCGTCAGTGTCTCGGTGGGAAAATTCAGTAAATGGCCGGAAACGTTGGGGCTTGCCGCCATTGGCGATGAAGCACTGGTGCGCCAGTATGCCGATATCGTGCGTCAGGAATACCGCGCCGTCGGCATTACCGAAGCGCTATCGCCGCAGGCGGATTTATCCAGCGAACCCCGCTGGCCGCGTATCGACGGCACCTTTGGCGAAGACCCCGAACTCACCAAACGCATGGTACGCGGCTATGTCACCGGTATGCAAAACGGCGGCAATGGCCTAAATAGCCAAAGCGTCGTTTCCGTGGTGAAACATTGGGTGGGCTATGGTGCGGCAAAAGAAGGGTGGGACAGCCACAACGCCTATGGCAAATACGCCCAGTTCCGCGCCAATACCCTACAACAGCATATCGACCCGTTTACTGGCGCATTTGAAGCGCATGCCGCCGCTATCATGCCAACGTATTCGATTTTGCGTCACGCCAGTTGGCATGGTAAGCCGATTGAGCCCGTCGGCGCTGGTTTTAACCGCTTTTTGCTCACCGATTTGTTACGCGGTCAGTATGGGTTTGACGGTGTCATCCTCAGTGACTGGCTTATCACCAACGACTGTAAAGACGACTGTCTTACTGGCGTCAAAGCGGGCGAAAAACCGGTGCCACGCGGTATGCCGTGGGGGGTAGAACGCCTGACGCCGTCGGCTCGCTTCGTCAAAGCCGTGAATGCGGGTATCGATCAGTTCGGCGGCGTTACCGACTCCGCCGTGCTGGTGAATGCCGTGCAAGAGGGCCAGATCAGCGAAGCACGACTGGATGCCTCGGTGAAGCGCATTTTAAAACAAAAATTCCAGACTGGCCTGTTCGAGCGCCCTTATGTTGACCCGGCACAGGCCGATGCGCTGGTCGGCAAAACAGACTGGCAGCAATTGGCCGACACCACACAGGCTCGCGCGCTGGTCTTGTTGCAAAACAACAATCTCTTGCCGCTGCGTAAAGGCAGCAACGTGTGGTTGTACGGTATCGATAGCGCCACCGCACGCGCGGCTGGCTTTAACGTCGTCGCAACGCCAGAACAAGCAGATATTGCATTAATTCGTACCCGAACCCCGTATGAACAACCGCATAAGAACTTTTTCTTCGGCAGCCGACACCACGAAGGCTCACTGGCCTTCAGCCCTGATAATGCCGACTATCAGGCCATCGTGAGCGCCAGCGCCAAGGTGCCGACGCTGGTCACGGTCTACATGGAGCGCCCTGCCATTCTGACCAACATCACCGGCAAAACCCGGGCGCTGATTGCCAACTTTGGGATCAGCGATCGCGTCCTGCTTGACCGGCTGACCTCTGGCGCCGCTTATCAGGCAAGGCTGCCGTTTGAGCTGCCCTCCTCGATGCAGGCGGTGCGAAAACAACAGCCGGATGTTCCCTACGACAGCCAGGCCCCCTTATTCCCCTTCGGCTACGGCTTACCGCACTAA
- a CDS encoding AraC family transcriptional regulator, translating to MDDAIHQHDAFFTERILDSVSESENVPHQHTQGQFVLVRQGILYGHTAFRNWLIKPGMAVWIPPNVVHWGHALHRVDLTVLYVAPSLCHCSSSEIKLLDASAFIVGLCERLAVAHTALSDERRARILQLLFEEIEEMPSSNLSLPLPGDQRLKKITDCLIATPALRRSLAEWGKLVGATERTLARLFVRHTGLRFTEWHNRLLLSEVWRGLADSKSNDELAIQLGCVP from the coding sequence ATGGACGACGCGATCCACCAGCATGACGCTTTTTTTACAGAACGTATTCTTGATTCGGTTTCCGAATCAGAAAATGTACCGCACCAGCACACTCAGGGACAGTTTGTTCTGGTGCGACAAGGAATCCTCTACGGCCATACGGCGTTTCGAAACTGGCTGATTAAACCGGGCATGGCAGTGTGGATACCGCCGAATGTGGTGCACTGGGGGCATGCCTTACATCGGGTTGATTTAACCGTACTGTATGTCGCCCCCTCGCTGTGCCACTGCTCCTCGAGCGAGATAAAATTGCTGGATGCGTCCGCGTTTATTGTCGGCTTGTGCGAACGTCTGGCCGTTGCACACACCGCACTGAGCGACGAACGCCGCGCGCGCATCCTGCAATTGCTCTTCGAAGAAATTGAAGAAATGCCCTCCAGCAACCTCTCCCTGCCCTTACCCGGCGATCAGCGCCTGAAAAAAATCACCGACTGCCTCATCGCCACACCGGCATTACGCCGCAGCCTCGCCGAATGGGGAAAACTGGTGGGGGCAACGGAACGTACGCTGGCGCGGCTGTTTGTGCGCCATACCGGGCTACGCTTCACCGAATGGCATAACCGCCTGTTATTATCCGAAGTCTGGCGCGGGCTGGCCGATAGTAAATCCAATGATGAGCTGGCTATCCAGCTAGGCTGTGTCCCTTAA
- a CDS encoding MFS transporter gives MKEHALNAAAMPQPKTRLGVVAIIATLFLAAVDSTIISTALPAMRDELGHAERWPWIMSGFLLPVALIAPLAGACADRLGVSITLKTSLILFLAASVLAAVSPTMGWLIAARVVQGCSAGSLIVLTYALLASLFDASQRGKMQGILSAVWGIAAIIGPLCGSVLTDWFGWRSIFWFNLPVGLGALLLLVFTPTVGKQPNTVRLDMTAQLALIVLTSGLMWLMTGSSRLMVPWFAPVALVLISAALLAFRLQKQPLGSPIPVEFFRHGALFSVIVLVMLSSAGLYASVTLLPLALSQSGGSLLSGGLLIMLAALGWVVGSAVCGNLLAKRGYRTMAGAGMALLAIGCLVMNAALTLNHTLVIALALIMIGLGMGFTATTTLVLAQNSAPAERLGAWTSTIQFLRNIGAAVGVNLLATLQQHLQTANTYQTCFTLLGGSMLVGLIFCFIIPNYYQKS, from the coding sequence ATGAAAGAACACGCGCTGAATGCGGCGGCCATGCCGCAACCTAAAACACGTTTAGGTGTGGTGGCGATTATCGCCACCCTGTTTCTTGCCGCCGTGGATAGCACCATTATCAGCACGGCGCTCCCGGCCATGCGTGATGAGTTGGGTCACGCCGAACGCTGGCCCTGGATCATGTCCGGCTTTTTACTGCCAGTGGCATTGATTGCTCCGCTGGCCGGTGCCTGCGCTGACCGCCTTGGCGTGTCCATCACGCTAAAAACCAGCCTGATTCTCTTTCTGGCGGCCTCGGTGCTGGCAGCGGTCAGCCCGACCATGGGCTGGCTGATTGCCGCACGCGTCGTACAAGGGTGTAGCGCGGGCAGCCTGATTGTATTGACCTACGCGTTACTCGCCAGTCTGTTTGACGCCAGCCAGCGCGGTAAAATGCAAGGTATACTTAGTGCCGTCTGGGGGATTGCCGCTATCATTGGCCCACTGTGCGGCAGCGTGTTAACCGATTGGTTCGGGTGGCGGTCTATCTTCTGGTTTAACCTGCCCGTCGGACTGGGTGCGTTGCTGTTGCTGGTGTTTACACCGACGGTGGGCAAACAACCAAACACGGTTCGCCTCGATATGACCGCACAGTTAGCGCTCATCGTGCTGACCAGTGGGCTGATGTGGCTGATGACTGGCTCATCACGCCTGATGGTGCCTTGGTTTGCCCCGGTCGCCCTGGTGCTGATTAGCGCCGCACTGCTGGCCTTTCGTTTGCAAAAACAACCGCTCGGCAGCCCGATTCCCGTCGAGTTTTTCCGCCACGGCGCGCTGTTCTCGGTCATTGTTCTGGTCATGCTCTCCAGCGCGGGCCTCTATGCCTCCGTCACCTTACTGCCTCTGGCACTCAGTCAGTCTGGCGGCTCGCTGTTATCGGGGGGGCTGCTGATTATGCTGGCCGCGTTAGGCTGGGTCGTCGGCTCTGCCGTATGCGGCAACCTGCTCGCCAAACGGGGATATCGGACCATGGCCGGTGCCGGTATGGCGCTACTGGCTATCGGCTGTCTGGTGATGAATGCCGCGCTGACGCTTAATCACACGTTGGTTATCGCGCTGGCACTTATCATGATTGGGTTGGGGATGGGGTTCACCGCCACCACCACACTGGTACTGGCGCAAAACAGCGCACCGGCGGAACGTCTGGGTGCCTGGACCTCAACCATCCAGTTTTTACGCAATATTGGCGCAGCCGTTGGCGTCAACCTGCTGGCGACGCTGCAACAGCATCTTCAAACAGCAAATACATATCAGACTTGTTTCACGTTACTGGGGGGAAGTATGCTGGTGGGGCTAATTTTTTGTTTCATTATCCCCAATTACTATCAAAAATCCTGA
- a CDS encoding TauD/TfdA family dioxygenase, whose translation MNIKEMAHTSHAGLVITSLDEGDVTALTSDYLLNQLHTHGYLILRGFRHSIADFSERVRSTSSRISLDPARSFDGDTAQKVDAGYDKVGLHCENGNSPFWPDLCWFYCQKAPTQGSQTTVCDGKAVYEHMNAAQRAAFTSQDIVYSRRVDEKKWKTYALHALAGQPGAPTTIDDITLEHLYAVAQSDVGMRIDKLDDGAIRYSFQTPAIIGSRLNTKETHNFANSIFGPSNNYETPVITFADGSPIPDTLLAEMDDLCESLTVDVGWQQGDIVLIDNTRVMHGRRRIEDKDRTIFNALSYV comes from the coding sequence ATGAACATCAAGGAAATGGCTCATACATCCCATGCCGGGTTGGTTATTACTTCACTGGACGAAGGCGATGTTACCGCACTGACATCAGACTATTTACTCAATCAGCTCCATACCCACGGCTATCTGATTCTGCGGGGGTTTCGTCACAGTATTGCCGATTTCTCCGAGCGCGTGCGCAGTACCAGCAGCCGCATCAGTCTTGACCCCGCCCGCAGTTTTGATGGCGACACCGCACAAAAAGTAGATGCCGGTTACGACAAGGTTGGTCTGCATTGTGAAAACGGCAACAGCCCGTTCTGGCCGGATCTGTGCTGGTTCTATTGCCAGAAAGCGCCGACACAGGGGTCACAGACCACCGTTTGTGATGGCAAAGCCGTGTATGAACACATGAACGCGGCCCAGCGCGCCGCCTTCACATCACAGGATATTGTCTATTCACGACGTGTGGATGAGAAGAAGTGGAAAACCTATGCGCTGCACGCGCTGGCCGGTCAACCGGGCGCGCCGACCACAATTGACGACATTACGCTGGAGCACCTGTACGCCGTTGCACAAAGCGATGTCGGCATGCGCATTGACAAGCTTGACGACGGTGCAATTCGCTATTCGTTCCAGACGCCAGCGATTATTGGCAGCCGTCTGAATACGAAGGAAACACATAACTTCGCCAACAGCATTTTCGGGCCGTCGAATAACTATGAAACCCCGGTTATTACCTTCGCTGACGGCAGCCCAATCCCGGATACGCTGCTGGCAGAAATGGATGACCTGTGCGAAAGCCTGACAGTTGATGTGGGCTGGCAGCAAGGCGATATCGTGCTGATTGACAATACCCGTGTCATGCATGGCCGTCGCCGCATCGAAGACAAAGACCGAACCATCTTCAATGCGCTGTCTTACGTATAA
- a CDS encoding AMP-binding protein, with translation MNILNRIIEQASHTPDAPAIIQLPSAGSEAHDRYAHDDETHYSYATLLRDVRQLAAEILAQEPAPPGDTPPKPVGLIMGNSAEWVVADLALLYANRVEVPVPLAFSAEQAAWLLHDCAVILLDETGQQQLDVWRQRGLSLDARLIPISLSDRSGLATNAGDPPDATQDTIIKVIHTSGTTSQPKGVQIRRHGLDALVEALWQRAAQGDYQRYLCLVPLSLLIEQVTAIYMPLTSGGAIVLPPVTLPPLGSPGVQAIDRLALIAAARPTAMTLTPALVEALAEKAWGCTPENRLQTLFGHDHLPLLAVGGAPVDSDILHGLNQLGIPVYEGYGLSENSSVACWNSREAYRIGTVGKPLAHVEVRLADDGELCLRSSSLFAGYAGEDPSSCHVDEEGWLHTGDIARQDEDGFISIIGRKKTMIITANGRNISPEWLETAYRSVPGVLAAIVFGDKRQFLGGLFIVNDIRNADTIRQAIGDYARQHLNELEHISNPILLPHHPDIMEQLFTVTGRPRRNAVADFLAHNEVNVE, from the coding sequence ATGAATATCCTCAATCGCATTATCGAGCAGGCCAGCCACACCCCGGATGCCCCGGCTATCATCCAGTTGCCAAGCGCGGGCAGTGAAGCCCACGACCGTTACGCCCACGACGATGAAACCCATTACAGTTACGCCACCTTGCTGCGCGACGTCCGTCAGCTGGCGGCAGAGATTCTCGCACAGGAACCCGCGCCCCCCGGCGACACGCCGCCAAAGCCTGTCGGCCTGATTATGGGCAACAGCGCCGAATGGGTGGTGGCGGATTTAGCCCTGCTGTATGCCAACAGGGTCGAAGTCCCGGTGCCACTGGCGTTCTCAGCAGAACAGGCCGCCTGGTTGCTGCACGATTGCGCTGTCATTTTGCTGGATGAAACCGGCCAGCAACAACTGGATGTGTGGCGTCAACGCGGCTTATCGCTGGATGCCAGACTGATCCCGATTTCGCTTTCCGATCGGTCGGGATTAGCAACAAACGCCGGTGATCCGCCTGACGCAACGCAGGATACGATAATCAAGGTCATCCATACCTCCGGCACCACCAGCCAGCCGAAAGGGGTGCAAATCCGCCGTCATGGTCTGGATGCGCTGGTCGAGGCGTTATGGCAACGCGCCGCCCAGGGGGATTACCAGCGCTACCTGTGTCTGGTGCCGCTGAGTCTGTTGATAGAACAGGTCACGGCGATTTATATGCCGCTAACGTCCGGGGGTGCCATCGTGCTGCCGCCGGTCACGTTACCGCCCTTAGGAAGCCCGGGCGTTCAGGCAATCGATCGTTTAGCGCTGATAGCCGCAGCCCGCCCGACCGCCATGACACTGACCCCGGCACTGGTGGAAGCGCTGGCCGAAAAAGCCTGGGGCTGTACGCCGGAAAACCGCTTGCAAACACTCTTCGGCCACGACCATCTGCCGTTGCTGGCCGTCGGCGGTGCCCCGGTAGACAGCGACATCCTGCACGGCCTCAACCAGCTCGGTATCCCGGTTTATGAAGGGTACGGCCTGAGTGAAAACAGTTCGGTGGCCTGCTGGAACAGCCGCGAAGCCTACCGCATCGGCACCGTTGGCAAGCCGCTGGCGCATGTAGAGGTGCGTCTGGCCGACGATGGCGAACTGTGCTTACGCAGTTCCTCATTATTTGCGGGCTATGCGGGCGAAGACCCCAGCAGTTGCCATGTTGATGAAGAGGGCTGGCTGCACACCGGGGACATCGCCCGGCAGGATGAGGACGGGTTTATCTCCATCATTGGCCGTAAGAAAACCATGATTATTACTGCCAACGGCAGAAATATTTCCCCCGAATGGCTGGAAACGGCTTATCGCTCGGTGCCTGGGGTTTTGGCGGCGATTGTGTTTGGCGACAAGCGGCAGTTTCTCGGCGGCCTATTTATCGTGAACGATATCCGCAACGCGGACACCATCCGTCAGGCGATTGGCGACTATGCGCGCCAGCATTTGAATGAACTGGAGCACATCAGCAACCCCATTTTGCTCCCGCACCATCCAGACATCATGGAACAACTGTTCACTGTTACCGGTCGGCCACGCCGTAATGCCGTCGCTGACTTTCTTGCACACAATGAGGTTAATGTCGAATGA
- a CDS encoding thermostable hemolysin, which produces MTRLIHKNMDVCGPDTQLDIIYPTDETAIEVKKYIADIYLKTYKATISPSPDIIICSRNARDKKIVASAGITFAAQHDKLFSERYLPDSLEALINRRAAQPIYRHQLVEIGALASDNPNASADLIRTLPILSWFMGATAILCTSTRRLRKLLDYYHIPFEPITEASALALSEQERQIWGSYYDQSPQTGIIRLAQCGHLFEHFSGRLMMADFNNLMRESKVAA; this is translated from the coding sequence ATGACTCGTCTGATTCACAAAAACATGGATGTTTGCGGCCCGGATACACAGCTCGATATTATTTACCCTACGGATGAAACGGCGATTGAGGTAAAAAAATACATCGCCGATATTTATCTCAAAACGTATAAAGCGACTATTTCCCCCTCACCTGACATCATTATTTGTAGCCGAAATGCCCGCGACAAAAAAATTGTCGCCAGCGCGGGCATCACGTTCGCCGCGCAGCATGACAAATTATTTTCCGAGCGTTATTTACCCGACTCACTGGAAGCCTTGATAAATCGGCGCGCCGCCCAGCCGATATACCGCCATCAATTGGTTGAGATAGGCGCACTGGCTTCTGATAACCCGAATGCCTCTGCTGACCTGATTCGTACCCTGCCGATTCTGTCCTGGTTCATGGGAGCGACGGCGATTTTGTGTACCTCCACCCGGCGGTTAAGAAAATTACTGGATTATTACCACATCCCGTTTGAGCCGATCACCGAGGCCTCTGCGTTGGCACTGTCAGAGCAAGAGCGGCAAATCTGGGGCAGCTATTACGACCAATCCCCCCAGACCGGTATTATTCGGCTTGCCCAGTGTGGCCACCTGTTCGAGCACTTTTCTGGCCGTCTGATGATGGCGGATTTTAATAACCTGATGCGCGAATCAAAGGTGGCGGCATGA